The following are from one region of the Alkalimarinus sediminis genome:
- a CDS encoding TolC family protein, with amino-acid sequence MSAIKAMPLSQPLPSFKMGFVTSLCTSTIFTMLLTGFSMVFAPLSHATLTIEKAQKIAVESDLGITQTLNRSQSSRAEAASQSQLPDPVLLVGAQNLPTDTFKFDQEPMTQFKVGIRQMFPQGDTLSLKELKLNAQASSFESLAKTRYLTVTRTARSLWLEVLYWERATNIIEQDELLFEQLLEVTHSLYSVGSVQQKDVLRAELERSRLREKIIKAKRQSEIQRAQLSRWIGHVATDSIWPEQFPKMQPPSKMVNPLESPKGQRYSSENRQRLFQQLKTHPMLLSLQRQVDVAESDIRISKQQYQPAWGVELNYGYRDGVNNDGSDRSDFVSAMVNVSMPLFTNSRQDKSVQSAVFRKEAQQNAYQDKLTEMVGEVQTITSRLAQVEEQIALFDEQILDKARLQAESSLNAYQADATDFAEVMRAFISEQRDRLDYERLVVTRLQLISDLQFYYSTETPALALGSFESLTGEAK; translated from the coding sequence ATGAGTGCAATCAAGGCTATGCCGTTGAGTCAGCCCTTACCCAGTTTTAAAATGGGGTTCGTAACGAGCCTCTGTACTAGCACAATTTTTACCATGCTATTAACGGGGTTTAGTATGGTGTTTGCCCCCTTGAGTCACGCCACACTAACAATAGAAAAGGCCCAAAAGATTGCGGTAGAGAGTGATTTAGGTATTACGCAAACCCTTAATCGATCTCAGTCATCAAGGGCGGAAGCAGCCTCTCAAAGCCAGCTACCCGACCCGGTGTTGTTAGTTGGCGCGCAAAACCTGCCAACCGATACCTTTAAGTTTGATCAGGAGCCCATGACCCAATTTAAAGTGGGTATCAGGCAGATGTTCCCGCAAGGTGACACCTTATCGTTGAAAGAACTCAAGCTAAATGCGCAGGCATCGTCTTTCGAAAGTCTGGCGAAAACCCGCTATTTAACAGTTACCCGAACCGCCAGAAGCCTCTGGTTAGAAGTTCTATATTGGGAGCGGGCAACCAATATTATCGAACAAGATGAACTCTTATTTGAGCAGCTGTTAGAGGTAACACATTCGCTCTATAGCGTGGGCAGCGTGCAACAGAAAGATGTGTTAAGAGCCGAGCTTGAACGAAGTCGACTCCGAGAAAAAATTATCAAAGCAAAACGGCAGAGCGAAATTCAGCGCGCTCAGTTATCGCGATGGATTGGCCATGTGGCAACCGATTCAATATGGCCTGAACAGTTTCCGAAAATGCAGCCACCAAGCAAAATGGTAAACCCTCTGGAATCACCCAAAGGGCAGCGCTATAGCTCTGAAAATAGGCAGCGATTATTTCAACAGCTCAAAACTCACCCAATGCTGTTAAGCCTTCAGCGTCAGGTGGATGTTGCAGAGAGTGATATACGAATCTCAAAGCAACAATACCAACCGGCCTGGGGTGTAGAGTTGAATTATGGGTATCGTGACGGAGTGAATAATGATGGCTCTGATCGGTCTGACTTTGTCAGTGCCATGGTGAATGTGTCGATGCCGCTGTTTACCAATAGTCGGCAAGATAAGTCGGTACAGAGTGCGGTATTCCGTAAAGAGGCGCAGCAGAATGCCTATCAAGACAAGCTTACCGAGATGGTGGGTGAGGTTCAGACCATTACCAGTCGTTTGGCGCAGGTAGAGGAACAAATTGCGCTGTTTGATGAGCAAATCTTAGATAAGGCAAGGCTACAAGCAGAGTCATCACTCAATGCGTATCAGGCCGATGCCACTGACTTTGCAGAGGTTATGCGAGCATTTATAAGCGAGCAGCGAGATCGACTGGACTATGAGCGTCTAGTCGTTACCAGACTGCAACTGATCTCAGATTTACAGTTTTACTATTCTACCGAGACCCCTGCGCTAGCCTTGGGTTCCTTTGAGTCACTAACAGGAGAGGCTAAATAA